AACGTCCTGCTGCAGGTGCTCGACGACGGACGCCTCACGGACGGCCAGGGCCGCACGGTGGACTTCCGCAACACGTTGATCATCATGACGTCGAATCTCGGCGCCGAATATCTGGTGAACCAGCCCGAGGGCCAGGACACGGATGCGGTGCGCGACGAGGTCATGAGCGTGGTGCGGTCGCATTTCCGGCCCGAATTCCTCAATCGCGTGGACGAGATCATCCTGTTCCACCGGCTGAAGCGTTCGGAGATGGGCGCGATCGTCGACATCCAGATGCGTCGCCTGCAGAAGCTGCTGGAGGATCGCAAAATCGTGCTGCAGCTCGACGAGGAGGCGCGCAACTGGCTCGCGGACAAGGGCTACGATCCGGCTTACGGCGCACGTCCCCTGAAGCGCGTGATCCAGAAGAACGTGCAGGATCCGCTGGCGGAGCTCATCCTGTCCGGCGAGATCCACGACGGCGAGACCGTGTCGGTGCATGCGGGCCCCATGGGCCTGATGATCGGCGACGTCACCGTCGGCGCGACGGAGCGTCCGCCGGAGGGCGCGCGGCTCAACTGAGCGGATCGCTTATCGCGATAAGGACAATGGCCGGGCTTAGCGCCCGGCCATTTTTTGTACCTGTTATGCCTTGTCTTCGCGGCGGCGGCCGAAATCCGGCTCCGGGGTTTCCTGGCCCGACGAGATGATGCCGCGGCGGATGGCACGGGTGCGGGTGAACAGGTCGAAAAGCTTGTCGCCCTCGCCCCAGCGGATGGCGCGGGCGAGCAGCGCGATGTCCTCGTTGAGGCGGCCCAGCATCTCCAGCACGGCCTCCCGGTTGTGCAGGAAGACGTCGCGCCACATGGTCGGATCGGAAGCCGCGATGCGGGTGAAATCGCGGAAGCCGCCAGCGGAGAACTTGATGACCTCGCCCTGCGTGACAGTCTCCAGATCCGCCGCCGTGCCGACGATGTTGTAGGCGATCAGGTGCGGCACGTGGCTGGTGATCGCGAGCACGAGGTCATGGTGCTGCGCGCTCATCACCTCGACGTTGGAGCCCATCGCCTCCCAGAAGGCGCGCACGCGCGCGACGGCCGCCTCGTCCGTGCCCTCCGGCGGCGTGAGGATGCACCAGCGGTTGTGGAAGAGCGTCGCGAAGCCCGCATCCGGGCCCGAATGCTCCGTGCCGGCCACCGGATGAGCCGGAACGAACGACACGCCCTCGGGCAGATGCGGCTGCACCTGCGCGATGACGGAAGCCTTCACCGAACCCACATCGGACACGATGCAGCCGGGCTTGAGGCCTGGGCGCATGGCCTCGGCCACCTGCCCGCAGACGCCCACCGGCACGCAGAGGATCACGAGATCCGCATCCCGCACGCCGGCCACCACGTCGGTGGTCGCCTCGTCGGCGATCCCGAGCTCCCGCACCCGTTCGACAACGGCCTCGCCCGCATCGACGGCCACGATGGTGCGCGCAAGGTTGAGATGACGCGCCGCGCGGGCGATGGACGAGCCGATCAGCCCGAGGCCGACGAGAGCGACGCGCTCGAAGAGCGGCGTGTCGCGGGGCGGTCCGAGACGCTCAGGCATGCTGGCCCCCGAGAAAATCGCGCAAGGCCGCCACCACGAGACCGTTCGCCTCCTCGTCGCCCACGGTCAGGCGAAGCGCGTTCGGCAGGCCGTAAGCGTCGATGCGGCGCAGGATCAGGCCGCGGCCGGAGAGGAACGCGTCGGCATCCTGCGCGGTCCGGCCGGCTTCCTTCGGGAAATGGATCATCAGGAAGTTGCCGACGCTCGGCGTGACCTTGAGGCCCAGGGCCTCGATCTCGCGGGTGAGCCAGGCGAGCCAGCGCTCGTTGTGATCGATGGCCTTGGCCAGATGAGCCTCGTCCTGGATCGCCGCGATGCCGGCCGCCATGGCCGGGCCGCTGACGTTGAACGGACCACGGATGCGGTTGACCGCGTCGGCGATGTGGGCGGGCGCCACCATCCAGCCGAGACGCAGGTTGGCGAGGCCGTAGATCTTCGAGAAGGTGCGCGTCATCACCACGTTCTCCGACGTGGCGACGAGTTCGAGGCCCGACTCGTAATCGTTGCGGCGGACATATTCCGCATAGGCCGCGTCGAGCACCAGCACCACATGGGGCGGCAGCCCCGCATGCAGGCGCTTCACCTCGTCGAAGGGAATGTAGGTGCCGGTCGGGTTGTTGGGATTGGCCAGGAAGACGATCCTGGTCTTCTCCGTCACCCGGCTCAGGATCGCGTCCACGTCGGTGCGCAGGTCCTTTTCCGGCGCCACGACGGGCGTGCCGCCCGCCGCCAGGATGGCGATGCGGTAGACCAGGAAGCCGTGCTCGGTGAAGATGCCCTCGTCGCCCGGGCCCACATAGGCATGGGTGATCATGGCGAGCAGCTCGTCCGATCCCGCCCCGCAGATGATGCGGCTCGGATCGAGGCCGTATTTCGCCCCGATGGCTTCGCGCAGCTTCGTCGCCGCGCCGTCCGGATAAAGCTCGAGATGGTCGAAGGCGCGGAACGCCTCCATGGCCCGCGGCGAGGGGCCGAGGGGCGTCTCGTTCGAGGAGAGCTTATGGACCTTGGCAACCCCTGCGGCCTTGCTCTTGCCGGGCACATAGGCGTCGATCTGCATCACGCCGGGACGGGGTTGGGGACGGGTGGACATCTTCACTTCCTAGCAATCGATCAATGGGACAGGCTCTAGCGCAGGTCGGATTTCATTTCACGTGGAAACGTTCGGCATGGCTGCCGATCTCGGCCAATTGCGCGAGGCTCGCGCCCGCCCGGGTGAGGGACTGGCGCAGCTGCGCGGGCTCGACGGTGCCCGGCACGGCAATGAGCTCGGACAGGCCGTTGGTATCCGCCGCGCTCGCCACCACCTCGCCGCCGAGTTGGATCAGGGCCTCGTTGGCGCCCTTGTGCCAGCGCTCGAACTGGGCCGCATAGAGCACCACGTCCCGCACGGCCGCGTCGGTCAGGGGCTTGGAGATGACGAAGACCGGCGTTCCGGCCGGATGGTCCGGCCGCTCGATGAAGGGCAGGCGCGCGATGATCTTCGGGCGGCGCTTGTCGGCGAGCGTCCGCCACCAGGCGCCGCTGGTCGCGCCCTGGTCGAGCCGGAAGATGCCGAGATCGCCCCGGGAGGCCGCCACCGCCTCGATCACGGCCGCGGCGCTCGGATGGGTGATGTAGGGCACCGTGAAGCCAAAATGGAACCGGGCTGAGTCGCGCATGGGCGCATCCCCGCCCGACACGTCCGCATGGACCGAGTAGTTGGACTGGACATAGGTGAAGGTGCCGATGATCACCCGCCAGATGCTCTCCACTGTGTCGAGGGGCAGCAATCCCTCGTGGCGCTCGGCGAGCGCCTTCATCATCGAGGCCTCGCGGCCGGGCCGGAAGGCGGAGCTTATGCCCGTCTGTGAGGCCTTCTTGGAGGCGATCAGCCGGTCGATGATGGTGCCGCGCTCCATGAGCAGCCGGTGCATCGCCTCGTCGATCCGATCGATCTCCTGGCGCAGCTCGGCAAGGGAGGGGGCGGTCTTCTCGGCGGACATGGCGCGGCATCCTTCGGTCGGGCGCCATTCTTTGACGGGTTTGCCCGGTCTTGTCATCACCGATTGCATTGTGGCGTTGCGAGGCATCAGGTCCCGGCCAGGAAATCGATGACGGCCCTGACCGATGAAAGCTCGCTGCGCCGGTGGGGCGTCAGGATCGTGGAGGTCACGCTTCCAGCGGACCAATCCGGCAGTACCCCTGTCAGTTCTCCGGTTTCTACACACTCTGCCGACATGGATTCCGGAAGACATGCGATCCCAAGTCCGGCAGCCGCAGCCCTCATCAGCACCAGGGATTCATCGGCAACGAGCCGCGATACCGGGGTGACCTGCACCTCCCGACCGTTTCTGTTCGTCAGGCGCCATGTCTTTGACGGGGGGCCCGTCAACAGTCCGTCATGTCGAGCGATGTCCTCAGGGTGCTCCGGCACGCCCCGAAGAGCCAGGTAGTCCGGCGCTGCGACCAGCCTGATGCGCTCGACCGTCATCCGGCGCTGGACAAGATCGGAATCGGGCAATGGTGCGAAATGGCTTCGGATGGCGATATCGAAGCCTTCCCGAACCAGATCGACGAAGCGGTCCGTAATGTGGAGCTGCAGATCCAGCTTGGGATAGGCGCGCGCAAGAGCAGGCAGACGATCGGCAAGATGATACTGCGCCACCGGAACGGAAGCGGTGATCCGAACGAGACCCTGGGGCTCCTCCCGCCGCCGCTGCACCACGCTCTCGGCCGCCTGCGCCTCGATGACGGCGGCCCGGGCGTGGTCGTAGAAGTCGCGGCCGACATCGGTCAACACGAAGCTGCGTGAGGTTCGGTGGATCAGGCGAATGCCGAGATCGGCTTCGAGCTCAGCGACGCGCTTGCTGATGGTCGATTTGGGCATGTTCAACTGCCGTGCGGCGGCTGCGAAACCTCCGTGCTCCACGGCTTGGACGAAGACATGCAGATCGTTGAAGTTGAACCTCATCCGTATCGTTCACATTTGTGGACTTTGAGTTTCAAATCTACCGTCTACTGCCCTAAAGTCCACAATGGCATCGTGGTGACGTCATCAAGAACGGAGACACACCATGATTCAGACCCTCATGTACGGCGTTCCATCGGGATGCTCGTTCGGCTCAATCGTTGCCCTGGAATGGCTCGGGGAGCCCTATCGCCTCTGCCGCATCGAAATGCCCGCCGTCGTGACGAGCGACGCCTACCGGGCGATCAATCCGCTCGGCGAAACCCCAACCCTGGTCACCGCCAAGGGCGAGCGGATCAGCGAGAGCATGGCGATCCTCAATCATCTCGGCGCGCGGGGCATCGACAAGGGATTGTCCTTCGCACAGGGGACGGCAGGGTTCGATCAGCTCAACCAGATGCTGGCATTCCTCAACACCAGCTTCTTCGCCGCCTTCGGCCCGCTCTGGTATGCCCTCGAGCATGGCGCGGAGGGGAGCGAAAAGGATGTCCTCAGAGCCTATGGGGCGGCGCAGGTCACGAAAGCCCATGCCAACCTGAATGCGATGCTCGGGAGCAAGGAATGGCTTCTGGGCAAGCAGCGCACATTGGCCGATGCCTATTTCATCGGTGTTGCCCGCTGGACCAAATATCACGACGTCGTCGACCGGCGCGACTATTCCGGCTTGCAGCGCCTCTTCGAGAAGCTGGAGGCGGATCCGGCGGTCCAATTCGCTCACGCGATCGAGCGCGGAGAAAAGGCCGACAGCACCGGCGGGTTCAAGGGTGAGATTTCCCTGGCCGAATTCCTGCGCCAGCAGGCGCTCGCAGCCTGATCGAGGATTGAGTGCCCGCCTCTCACCACGAGGCGGGCTTTCCGCAAAATGGAAGGTCGTCGGCAACCTTATCCCAAGGCCTGGCAGGCCCCAGCGAGACGTTATGTTCGTTGACGCGACAGCCGCTCCGCAGTACCGGTTGTTCGGAAGAACGAACGTTTCCCCTGAATGATGTCCTCTGCGCCCCTGTCCTCCGAACCGCGAAGCCAGGTCGACGACCCGTCGAGCCTGCTCATGCGTTTTGGCCCGGACGAGCCCCTGATGATGGATTCCGGGGTGGCTCTGGCCCCCTGGCAGATCGCCTACCAGACCTACGGCACCCTGAACGCGGACAAATCCAACGCCGTGCTGATCTGCCATGCCTTGACCGGCGACCAGCACGTGGCGAACGACAACCCGGTGACGGGAAAGCCCGGCTGGTGGCTGACCATGGTGGGCCCCGGCAAGCCTGTGGACACGAACCGCTTCTTCGTGATCTGCGCCAACGTGATCGGCGGCTGCATGGGCACCACGGGCCCGGCCTCCATCAACCCGGCCACGGGCGAGCCCTATGCGCTCGACTTCCCGGTCGTCACCATCCGGGACATGGTGCGGGCGCAGGCCGCCCTGATCGACAGGCTGGGCATCGCGAGCCTGTTCTGCGTCGTCGGCGGCTCCATGGGCGGCATGCAGGTGCTGCAATGGGCGGCGAGCTATCCCGACCGGGTGTTCTCGGCCCTGCCCATTGCGACGGCCGCCCGCCATTCCGCCCAGAACATCGCGTTCCACGAGGTCGGACGCCAAGCCGTGATGGCCGATCCCAACTGGCGCGGCGGGCGCTACCTGACCGAGGGCACGCGGCCTTCCAAGGGCCTCGCGGTCGCTCGCATGGGCGCGCATATCACCTACCTGTCCGAGATGGCCCTGCACCGGAAGTTCGGGCGCAACTTCCAGGACCGTAGCGCCCCGACCTTCTCCTTCGACGCCGATTTCCAGATCGAGAGCTACCTGCGCTACCAGGGGATCTCCTTCGTCGAACGGTTCGACGCCAATTCCTATCTCTACGTCACCCGTGCGATGGATTATTTCGACATCGCGGCGGAGCACGACGGCTCGCTTGCGAAGGCCTTCAAGGGCTCGTCCACGCGCTTCTGCGTGATCTCGTTCACCTCCGACTGGCTTTTTCCCACCTCCGACTCGCGGGCCATCGTTCACGCGCTCAACGCGGCGGCGGCCTCCGTCGGCTTCGTCGAGGTGGAGAGCGACAAAGGCCACGACGCCTTCCTGCTCGAGGAGCCCGAAATGTTCGCGGCCGCGCGCGGCTTCATCGATGCGGCGGCGCGGGTGCGGGGGATCGCATGAGCCTGCCCGCCACCCTGCCCCTGACCGACAGCGAGACAGGGCACCGCCTCGACTTCCTGATGGTGGCCGACATGGTCGAGCCGGGCTCCCGCGTGCTCGACATCGGCTGCGGCGACGGCTCGCTCCTGGCCATCCTGCGCGACCGCAAGGGCGTGGACGGGCGCGGCATCGAGATCTCGCGCGAGGGCGTGAATGCGTGCCTCGCCAAGGGCCTGCCGGTCATCCAGGGCGACGCGGACACGGACCTGGCCGACTATCCGGACGATGCCTTCGATTACGTGATCCTCTCGCAGACCATCCAGGCGACGCGCCACCCCAAGGTCGTGCTGGAGCACCTCCTGCGCATCGGCCGCCGGGCCATCGTGTCCTTCCCCAATTTCGGCCATTGGCGCGTGCGCTTCGACCTCGGCTTCCGCGGCCGCATGCCCATGACCGAGAACCTGCCCTATTCCTGGTACGACACGCCGAACATCCATTTCTGCACCATCCGGGATTTCGTGGAGCTGTGCCGCGAGGTCGGTGCCCAGATGGAAAAGGCCGTTGCGCTCAATGCCGGCGGCCAGCCCATGCGCGTCACCCTGCCCTGGTGGGTCTGGAACCTGCTCGGCGACCAGGGCGTGTTCCTGCTGAAGCGTCGGTAGGTAATTACCCCTCAATGTCATTCCCGGCCGGAGCGCAGCGGAGGGGAAGGGAAACCACCCGCACGCTCCGCCCCCTGGATCCCCTTCCCGCACTGCGTGCGCCGGGGATGGCACCCGCGTCGTCATGCCCGCCAGGACAGCGAGAGAATCGCTACCCCTCCCCGCTTTCCGCCAATGGATGCAGGTCGCGCACCATGCTCTTCAGGCGCTCGTCGAGCACGTGGGTATAGATCTGGGTCGTCGAGATGTCGGAATGGCCCAGCAGCTCCTGCACCACGCGCAGGTCGGCCCCATTCTGGAGCAGGTGGCTGGCGAAGGCGTGGCGGAGCACGTGGGGGCTGACTTTGTCCGCCCTCAACCCCGCCGCCCCGGCCAGAGCCTTCAGGTCGCGGGCGAAGGCCTGGCGGGTGAGGTGGCCGGTCTCGCTGTCGGCCGGGAACAGCCAGGGGCCGACGGCTTTCTTCTGCTCCTCCAGCAGGGCCAGATAGGCGCGCGCCGCATCCCTGGCCGCGTCGGTGAGCGGGACGAGCCGCTCTTTCGCGCCCTTGCCGCGCACCACGAGAAAGCGGTCGCGGGTCCTGGCGGCGCTGCTCGGCAGGGCGATCAGCTCCGAGACGCGCAGCCCCGTAGCGTAGAGAAGCTCCAGCAGGCAGGCCATGCGGGCCGCCCGCAGGCGGTCGGCAGGCGCGGCCTCCGGGTGCCGGACGCCCTCATAGGCCACCTGCAGCAGGCGGTCGACCTCGGCGACGGAGAGGACTTTCGGAAGCACCCTGCCCCGCTTCGGCGCCGAGACGGCCGCCGTCGGATCGGCCGGGGTATAGCCTTCCACATAGAGGAACTTGTGGAACTGGCGCACCGCCGAGAGCCGGCGGGCCGCCGAGGAGGCCTTCAGGCCCCGCTCCTCGAGGCTCGCCATGAAGCCCCGGATCGCAGCCGAGGTCGCATTGTCGGGCTGGCCGCCTGTTTCCTTTAGGTAAGCGAGATAATCGTCTAGGTCGCGCCGGTAGGCGTCGAGCGTATTCTTGGAGGCGCCGCGCTCGGCGGCGAGCATGTCGAGGAAGAGGCTGGCGTGGCGCGCGCCGCTCATGAGGACGACGGCGTCTTGCTGGTATGCACCGGAACCGAGATCTCGCGCGGATCGGGCTGGACCAAGGTCGCCAGGGCGATCATGGCGGCAAAGCCAAGGCCAGCGAGGACGGCGACGACGAAGAGAAATCGGAACAGGGTGGGCACATGAGCCTCTTGAATCGTTGGGTCGCTAGGGCATCGGGTCCAAAAGTGGCTCTGCACCTCTGGGGTCGCCCCCGATGCCTCACTCCGTGAACAGCGCATCGTTCAAGCGGACCCGGAGGGCCGCACGATGCGCTAGAACCATGCCAGGGCCGGGAAGGCAAGTCCTTGACTTCGGTTAAGTTTGCCGGGGAAAACGGAATAACGCTCTTGTGACAGGGCGCCGCGCCCGAGTTTGCGGGGCAATGAGCTCCGGATAGCTCCCAAAAGTGCATTCCACTTTTTGGCCCGATGCTCTACGACATTCCCATGAACACTATCAGCCGCTTCAATTCGCTCGATGAAGTCGGCGGGCAAAACCAGGCAAGCCAGCGCGGCCATCCCGTCAGCCGCCTGCTCGGCACGCGTTCGATTGTGCTCGTCGGGCTCATGGGCGCCGGAAAGAGCACCGTGGGCCGGAGGCTCGCGCAGGCGCTCAAGCTGCCTTTCCGTGACGCCGATCACGAGATCGAGGCCGCGGCCGGCATGACCATCCCCGAGATCTTCGCCATCCACGGCGAAGAGCATTTCCGCGACGGAGAGCGCCGCGTGATCGCCCGCCTGCTGCAGGACGGCCCGATCGTGCTCGCCACCGGCGGCGGAGCCTTCATGAACGAGGAGACCCGCAGGCGCATCGCCGAGCACGGCATCTCGCTCTGGCTCAAGGCCGATCTCGACATCCTCATGCGCCGCGTCCGCAAGCGGGCGACCCGCCCGCTGCTGCAGAACCCGGACCCGGAGGGCACCATGCGCCGCCTCATGGAGTTGCGCTACCCGGTCTATGCCACGGCGGACATCACCATCGATTCCCACGAGGCACCGCACGACCGGGTGGTCGCCGACGCCGTCAAGGCGCTCGCCGAGTGGCTCGCCCGCGAAAAACAAGGAAGCGCCGAAGCATGACGCGCCTCGCTGCCCGGACAGACGATCCCACCTTCATCACGGTTCCGGTCCCGCTCGGCGACAGGGCCTACGACATCCTGGTCGGGCGCGGCCTGATCGAGACCGCCGGGGCGCGGATCGCGCGCCTAGGCGCCCGCGCGGCCGCCATCGTGACAGACGAGCATGTGGGGCCGCTTTACGCCGAGGCCCTGGCGAGCGCCCTGGAAGCCCAGGGCCTGCGCGCCTCCGTGGTCACGCTCCCCCCGGGCGAGGCCACCAAGTCCTATGCCAGCCTGGAACGGGTCTGCGACGCGGTGCTGGCCGCGAGGATCGAGCGCGGCGACCTCGTGGTGGCGCTCGGCGGCGGCGTGATCGGGGACCTGGCGGGCTTTGCGGCCGCCGTGGTGCGCCGGGGCGTGCGCTTCGTCCAGGTGCCGACCACCCTGCTCTCGCAGGTCGATTCCTCCGTCGGCGGCAAGACCGGCATCAATTCCCGCCACGGCAAGAACCTCGTCGGAACGTTCCACCAGCCGAGTCTGGTGCTGGCCGACACGGCCCTCCTCGATACGCTCCCGGTCCGCGAGATGCGCGCAGGATACGCCGAGGTGGCGAAATACGGCCTCATCGACGATGAGCGCTTCTTTTCGTGGTGCGAGGCCAATTGGCAGGGCGTCTTCGCCGGCGGCCCCGAGCGGGACGAGGCCGTGGCGCAGAGCTGCCGGGCCAAGGCCGCCGTCGTGGTGCGCGACGAGCACGAGAACGGCGACCGGGCCCTGCTCAATCTGGGCCATACCTTCGGCCATGCCCTCGAGCGGATCACGGCTTACGATTCCGCCCGCCTCGTCCATGGGGAGGGTGTCGCCATCGGGCTGGCCCTCGCGTTCCGCTTCTCCGCCGCGCTCGGGCTGTGCCCGGCGGCGGATGCCGAGCGCGTCGAAGCGCATTTGTCGGCCACTGGACTTCCCACGCGCCTCGCCCATGTTCCCGGTGGCTGCGGCACGGTCGACGAGCTTCTCGACGCCATGGCCCAGGACAAGAAGGTGAAGGGCGGCGCCCTGACCTTCATCCTGGCCCGGGGCATCGGGCAGAGCTTCATCGCTCCCGGCATCGAGGCCGATAAGGTCCGCGGCTTCCTGGACAGCGAACTCAACCCGTCACGCTCATGATCGAAGAATCCTCCGGCGATCTCTGGTTTGCGGCCCTGGTCGTCGTCTTCTGCCTTCTGCTCTCGGCCTTCTTCTCGGCCGGCGAGACGGCCTTCACGGGCTCATCGCGCTCCCGCATGCTGGTCCTGGAGAGGAGCGGCGACAAGCGCGCCAAGCTGGTGAACCGCCTGCTCGAAATGCGCGAGCGCTTCATCGGCACGGTTCTGATCGGCAACAACATCGTCAATATCGGCGTCTCGGCCTTCGCCACCAGCGTGCTCGTGGCGATCTTCGGCCACGAGGGCGCGATCTACGCCACGGTGCTCATGTCGATCCTGGTGATCGTCTTCGCCGAGGTGCTGCCGAAGACCGTCGCGATCTCCTCTCCCGAAACCGTCGCGCTCACGCTCTCGCGGCCCATGACATGGGCCGTGGCGCTGCTGGGACCGCTCGCGCTCGCCATCGAGCGGATCGTGCGGCTCATGCTGCGCCCCTTCGGCATCAGGATCGGGGCGAACACGCCGATCCTCTCCGCCAGCGAGGAGATCCGCGGGCAGGTGGCCCTGCTGCACAAGGAAGGCGGCGTCGCGAAGGTGGAACGCGACATGCTGGGCGGCCTCCTCGACCTCGAAGACCTGACCGTCTCGGAGGTCATGGTCCACCGTACCAAGATGCGCACCATCAACGCGGACCTGTCGTCGGAAGAGATCGTCCGCGAAGTGCTCTCCTCGCCCTATACCCGCATGCCGCTCTGGCGCGAGAGCCAGGAGAACATCGTCGGCGTGCTCCACGCCAA
This region of Microvirga mediterraneensis genomic DNA includes:
- a CDS encoding pyridoxal phosphate-dependent aminotransferase, encoding MSTRPQPRPGVMQIDAYVPGKSKAAGVAKVHKLSSNETPLGPSPRAMEAFRAFDHLELYPDGAATKLREAIGAKYGLDPSRIICGAGSDELLAMITHAYVGPGDEGIFTEHGFLVYRIAILAAGGTPVVAPEKDLRTDVDAILSRVTEKTRIVFLANPNNPTGTYIPFDEVKRLHAGLPPHVVLVLDAAYAEYVRRNDYESGLELVATSENVVMTRTFSKIYGLANLRLGWMVAPAHIADAVNRIRGPFNVSGPAMAAGIAAIQDEAHLAKAIDHNERWLAWLTREIEALGLKVTPSVGNFLMIHFPKEAGRTAQDADAFLSGRGLILRRIDAYGLPNALRLTVGDEEANGLVVAALRDFLGGQHA
- a CDS encoding histidine kinase, whose protein sequence is MPTLFRFLFVVAVLAGLGFAAMIALATLVQPDPREISVPVHTSKTPSSS
- a CDS encoding glutathione S-transferase family protein, which translates into the protein MIQTLMYGVPSGCSFGSIVALEWLGEPYRLCRIEMPAVVTSDAYRAINPLGETPTLVTAKGERISESMAILNHLGARGIDKGLSFAQGTAGFDQLNQMLAFLNTSFFAAFGPLWYALEHGAEGSEKDVLRAYGAAQVTKAHANLNAMLGSKEWLLGKQRTLADAYFIGVARWTKYHDVVDRRDYSGLQRLFEKLEADPAVQFAHAIERGEKADSTGGFKGEISLAEFLRQQALAA
- a CDS encoding LysR substrate-binding domain-containing protein, encoding MRFNFNDLHVFVQAVEHGGFAAAARQLNMPKSTISKRVAELEADLGIRLIHRTSRSFVLTDVGRDFYDHARAAVIEAQAAESVVQRRREEPQGLVRITASVPVAQYHLADRLPALARAYPKLDLQLHITDRFVDLVREGFDIAIRSHFAPLPDSDLVQRRMTVERIRLVAAPDYLALRGVPEHPEDIARHDGLLTGPPSKTWRLTNRNGREVQVTPVSRLVADESLVLMRAAAAGLGIACLPESMSAECVETGELTGVLPDWSAGSVTSTILTPHRRSELSSVRAVIDFLAGT
- the metX gene encoding homoserine O-acetyltransferase MetX produces the protein MMSSAPLSSEPRSQVDDPSSLLMRFGPDEPLMMDSGVALAPWQIAYQTYGTLNADKSNAVLICHALTGDQHVANDNPVTGKPGWWLTMVGPGKPVDTNRFFVICANVIGGCMGTTGPASINPATGEPYALDFPVVTIRDMVRAQAALIDRLGIASLFCVVGGSMGGMQVLQWAASYPDRVFSALPIATAARHSAQNIAFHEVGRQAVMADPNWRGGRYLTEGTRPSKGLAVARMGAHITYLSEMALHRKFGRNFQDRSAPTFSFDADFQIESYLRYQGISFVERFDANSYLYVTRAMDYFDIAAEHDGSLAKAFKGSSTRFCVISFTSDWLFPTSDSRAIVHALNAAAASVGFVEVESDKGHDAFLLEEPEMFAAARGFIDAAARVRGIA
- a CDS encoding shikimate kinase; this translates as MNTISRFNSLDEVGGQNQASQRGHPVSRLLGTRSIVLVGLMGAGKSTVGRRLAQALKLPFRDADHEIEAAAGMTIPEIFAIHGEEHFRDGERRVIARLLQDGPIVLATGGGAFMNEETRRRIAEHGISLWLKADLDILMRRVRKRATRPLLQNPDPEGTMRRLMELRYPVYATADITIDSHEAPHDRVVADAVKALAEWLAREKQGSAEA
- a CDS encoding HlyC/CorC family transporter: MIEESSGDLWFAALVVVFCLLLSAFFSAGETAFTGSSRSRMLVLERSGDKRAKLVNRLLEMRERFIGTVLIGNNIVNIGVSAFATSVLVAIFGHEGAIYATVLMSILVIVFAEVLPKTVAISSPETVALTLSRPMTWAVALLGPLALAIERIVRLMLRPFGIRIGANTPILSASEEIRGQVALLHKEGGVAKVERDMLGGLLDLEDLTVSEVMVHRTKMRTINADLSSEEIVREVLSSPYTRMPLWRESQENIVGVLHAKDLLRALDAVGGDASKLRVEAIALETWFVPDTTSLRDQLKAFLAKKTHFALVVDEYGEVMGLVTLEDILEEIVGDIKDEHDLSVQGVRPQPNGSVNVDGSVPIRDLNRAMDWNLPDEEATTIAGLVIHEAQTIPDTGQIFTFHGFRFQVLRKSRNRIMALRITPLALVRPRVE
- the xerD gene encoding site-specific tyrosine recombinase XerD: MSGARHASLFLDMLAAERGASKNTLDAYRRDLDDYLAYLKETGGQPDNATSAAIRGFMASLEERGLKASSAARRLSAVRQFHKFLYVEGYTPADPTAAVSAPKRGRVLPKVLSVAEVDRLLQVAYEGVRHPEAAPADRLRAARMACLLELLYATGLRVSELIALPSSAARTRDRFLVVRGKGAKERLVPLTDAARDAARAYLALLEEQKKAVGPWLFPADSETGHLTRQAFARDLKALAGAAGLRADKVSPHVLRHAFASHLLQNGADLRVVQELLGHSDISTTQIYTHVLDERLKSMVRDLHPLAESGEG
- a CDS encoding chorismate mutase, encoding MSAEKTAPSLAELRQEIDRIDEAMHRLLMERGTIIDRLIASKKASQTGISSAFRPGREASMMKALAERHEGLLPLDTVESIWRVIIGTFTYVQSNYSVHADVSGGDAPMRDSARFHFGFTVPYITHPSAAAVIEAVAASRGDLGIFRLDQGATSGAWWRTLADKRRPKIIARLPFIERPDHPAGTPVFVISKPLTDAAVRDVVLYAAQFERWHKGANEALIQLGGEVVASAADTNGLSELIAVPGTVEPAQLRQSLTRAGASLAQLAEIGSHAERFHVK
- the metW gene encoding methionine biosynthesis protein MetW, whose amino-acid sequence is MSLPATLPLTDSETGHRLDFLMVADMVEPGSRVLDIGCGDGSLLAILRDRKGVDGRGIEISREGVNACLAKGLPVIQGDADTDLADYPDDAFDYVILSQTIQATRHPKVVLEHLLRIGRRAIVSFPNFGHWRVRFDLGFRGRMPMTENLPYSWYDTPNIHFCTIRDFVELCREVGAQMEKAVALNAGGQPMRVTLPWWVWNLLGDQGVFLLKRR
- a CDS encoding prephenate/arogenate dehydrogenase family protein → MPERLGPPRDTPLFERVALVGLGLIGSSIARAARHLNLARTIVAVDAGEAVVERVRELGIADEATTDVVAGVRDADLVILCVPVGVCGQVAEAMRPGLKPGCIVSDVGSVKASVIAQVQPHLPEGVSFVPAHPVAGTEHSGPDAGFATLFHNRWCILTPPEGTDEAAVARVRAFWEAMGSNVEVMSAQHHDLVLAITSHVPHLIAYNIVGTAADLETVTQGEVIKFSAGGFRDFTRIAASDPTMWRDVFLHNREAVLEMLGRLNEDIALLARAIRWGEGDKLFDLFTRTRAIRRGIISSGQETPEPDFGRRREDKA
- the aroB gene encoding 3-dehydroquinate synthase, coding for MTRLAARTDDPTFITVPVPLGDRAYDILVGRGLIETAGARIARLGARAAAIVTDEHVGPLYAEALASALEAQGLRASVVTLPPGEATKSYASLERVCDAVLAARIERGDLVVALGGGVIGDLAGFAAAVVRRGVRFVQVPTTLLSQVDSSVGGKTGINSRHGKNLVGTFHQPSLVLADTALLDTLPVREMRAGYAEVAKYGLIDDERFFSWCEANWQGVFAGGPERDEAVAQSCRAKAAVVVRDEHENGDRALLNLGHTFGHALERITAYDSARLVHGEGVAIGLALAFRFSAALGLCPAADAERVEAHLSATGLPTRLAHVPGGCGTVDELLDAMAQDKKVKGGALTFILARGIGQSFIAPGIEADKVRGFLDSELNPSRS